The nucleotide sequence AAAAAGTCTCTAAATATTTCATTGGAACTAAATTAGTAAGCTAAAAGAGCCTTAAGCTCACTTTCAAATCTGTTTTTTGGTAAATACTGTTCTTCTAATTGATTTATAAACGGAATAGGTGTTTCAATACTAGCCACACGTTTTACAGGAGCATCTAAATACTCAAAACATTCTTCCATAATCATAGAAGCTATATCAGAAGCAATGCCACCAAACAACGAATCTTCTTGTAATATTATTGCACGACCAGTTTTTTTAACCGAATTAAAAATAGCTTCAGTATCAAGTGGCTGCAAAGTTCTTAAATCAATAACATCTGCGTTAATATCTTTATTGTTATCTAACGTTTCAAGAGCCCAATGCACAGCTGCTCCGTAAGATACAATAGTGACATCTGTTCCTTCTCGAAGCAATGAGGCTTTTCCAAAAGGTAATGTAAAGTAATCTATTGGAACTTCTTGACGAATACTTCTATACAAGGCTTTGTGTTCAAAGAATAATACAGGATTTGGATCGTTAATTGCAGTTGCTAATAAGCCCTTTGCATCATATGGAAAAGCAGGATAAACTACTTTTAAGCCTGGTGTTTTTGTAAACCAAGCTTCATTAGTTTGAGAATGAAATGGACCAGCAGCTACACCTCCACCACAAGGCATTCTTACCACGACATCGGCATTTTGATTCCATCTATAGTGCGACTTAGCTAAATAATTAACCACAGGGTTAAATCCAGAAGTTACAAAATCTGCAAATTGCATTTCAACAACGCTTTTAATACCAACAATAGATAACCCCATTCCAGTTTCAACGATAGCCGATTCGCAAATTGGAGTGTTTCTAACACGCTCTTCTCCAAACGCTTTTAAAAATCCATCAGTAATTTTAAAAACACCACCATAATCAGCAATGTCTTGCCCCATAATTACTAAATCTTTATGCTTTTGCATTGATTGTTTTAAGCCTTCGGAAATGGCATCAATAAATCGAACTTCTTCAGTTTTTTCTTTTGGGTTAACTTCTTGATATTTAAATTCTTTATAAACATCATTTAACTCATTGGTTAAATTTGGAATAATTGCATCCTCAGCATAAGCAGTTTCTAAACCATCATGAATTTCTTTCATAATAGTCTCCTTTATTTTCACTTCCTCTTTTTCAGATAAAACACCTTCCTCTTTAAGATACGCCTGATAATTTACCAGAGGATCCTTTAAAGCCCATTGATCCATTAAATCTTTCGGTACATATTTTGTGCCACTAGCCTCTTCATGACCACGCATTCTAAAGGTCTTAAATTCAATAAGTATTGGTCTTGGGCGCTTTCTAATGCTTTCTGCTAGTTTTGAAATTTTAGAGTAAACATCTAAAATATTATTTCCATCTATTATAAATGATTCAATACCATAACCTTTCCCTCTATCTGCTATGTTTTTACAATTATATTGCTGAGATGTTGGTGTAGATAGGCCATAACCATTATTTTCTATACAGAAAATTACTGGCAGCTTCCATACAGAAGCCACATTTAAAGCCTCATGAAAATCACCTTCGCTTGTTCCTCCTTCTCCCGAAAATACTGCTGTTGCTTTGCTATTCTTTTTTAAAAGGTTAGCTAGCGCAATACCATCAGCAACACCTAATTGTGGACCTAAATGAGAAATCATGCCAACTATATTGTACTCTTGAGTACCAAAATGAAATGAACGATCTCTACCTTTTGTAAACCCACTAGCTTTTCCTTGCCATTGCGCAAATAATCGGTACAATGGTATGTTTCTTGTTGTAAATACACCTAGGTTTCGGTGCATTGGTAAAATATATTCATCTTTTTGCAAAGCCATTGTTACGCCAACAGATATAGCTTCTTGACCAATTCCAGAGAACCATTTTGATATTTTTCCTTGCCTCAAAAGAATGAGCATCTTCTCTTCTATCATTCTAGGCTTCAGCATATTCTTATATAATGAAATAAGTGTATTTCTACCTAGACTCTTTTTGTCGTAATTTATATTTCTTATCGTATTTGTTGTCTTACTCATTTCAAAAATTTGTTAATCAAAAGTAGCAAAAATAAGGTAACAGTAGTAAGTTTTTTGCTTTTGCACAAATTTCATCGATTATCTAGTTTTTAACAAGTCATAAGGTAGATAATTGTTAAGACAAACAATATTTACTAACCAATTTCGCTATCTTTGTTACTCTATTATATTTAATTATTAAGACGATGAATAAGATACCAAGTGTAAATCTTAAAGATTTTCTTTCTGAAGATCCTCAAACAAAGCAAAAATTTATAAATGATATTGGAAAAGCTTACGAAGATATTGGATTTGTAGCACTAAAAGGACACTTTTTAGACGATGAATTAGTTGACAACCTTTATAAAGAGGTAAAAAACTTCTTTAATCTTCCGATTGATATAAAGCAAAAATATGAGATTCCTGGCATTGGAGGTC is from Pontimicrobium sp. SW4 and encodes:
- a CDS encoding dehydrogenase E1 component subunit alpha/beta — protein: MSKTTNTIRNINYDKKSLGRNTLISLYKNMLKPRMIEEKMLILLRQGKISKWFSGIGQEAISVGVTMALQKDEYILPMHRNLGVFTTRNIPLYRLFAQWQGKASGFTKGRDRSFHFGTQEYNIVGMISHLGPQLGVADGIALANLLKKNSKATAVFSGEGGTSEGDFHEALNVASVWKLPVIFCIENNGYGLSTPTSQQYNCKNIADRGKGYGIESFIIDGNNILDVYSKISKLAESIRKRPRPILIEFKTFRMRGHEEASGTKYVPKDLMDQWALKDPLVNYQAYLKEEGVLSEKEEVKIKETIMKEIHDGLETAYAEDAIIPNLTNELNDVYKEFKYQEVNPKEKTEEVRFIDAISEGLKQSMQKHKDLVIMGQDIADYGGVFKITDGFLKAFGEERVRNTPICESAIVETGMGLSIVGIKSVVEMQFADFVTSGFNPVVNYLAKSHYRWNQNADVVVRMPCGGGVAAGPFHSQTNEAWFTKTPGLKVVYPAFPYDAKGLLATAINDPNPVLFFEHKALYRSIRQEVPIDYFTLPFGKASLLREGTDVTIVSYGAAVHWALETLDNNKDINADVIDLRTLQPLDTEAIFNSVKKTGRAIILQEDSLFGGIASDIASMIMEECFEYLDAPVKRVASIETPIPFINQLEEQYLPKNRFESELKALLAY